Part of the Lolium rigidum isolate FL_2022 chromosome 6, APGP_CSIRO_Lrig_0.1, whole genome shotgun sequence genome, TCTCTGACTTGGCACCACAGGTCTTCTCCGCTGTCAGTGCCCGCACTTCCAGAACCCAGAAAGTGGCTACAGCTCTCCCTGGAAATGCCTGGATACAAGACATCACTGCTGCTCTATCTATGGATGGTATTGTCCAATTCCTCAACTTGGTCGAGATCCTTGATACACAACAGACAAACCCTGAAGCCGAAGATGAGATCATTTGGCACCTATCGGCCTCTGGTGAATACTCCTCCCAATCTGCCTACAGAGCCCTCTTCGCAGGGACTGTGACTTCACCTCACCACAACGCTATTTGGGAGTGTTGGGCGCCTCTTAAGTGCAAAGTCTTTGCCTGGCTTGCCTCCCTAGATCGATGCTGGACCAATGAGCGACGCCTACGCCACGGCCTGACCAACAGCGACACTTGTGCGCTCTGTGATCAAGACTCCGAGTCCATAACACATCTCCTGTTAAGGTGCTCCTTTTCGCAACAAATCTGGTTTGACGTATGTAGCAGGCTAAACCTCCAGACATGcataccagactgcaacagcgagTTCAGCACCTGGTTTCAGACCGCCACGATGAATGCACAGAGCTCAGTTCGGAAGGGTGCCAAGTCGATTATTATCCTAATCATATGGAGACTCTGGAAAACTCGGAATGATGCAGTCTTCAAAAACACTGCACCTAACAGGCAGGACCTGGTCGTCTCGATCCTGGAGGAAGCTAAGTTGTGGATGATAGCCGGCGCAAAAGCCCTGCGCCGGCTCCCCTTACACGCTAGACCTCCCGATGCAGAACCCCCTTAAAGTCCCTAGGACTAACAAAGTTAGCCCTGTACAGTtttatttctttcttcttttctttttctctgaaATTCCTTTGTAGCTCTGCTACTCCCTGTATGCTCCCGTCTTCTCGACGGTTTTCTTCTAATATATTATGACGCATGCTTTGGCATGCGTTCGAGAAAAAAATCTACAGTTTACCTTCAGTATGCTGTTATTATGGCAGATCTAAGCATATTAGCTCTGTTGATCAGTTTGGTCAATGATCAGCACTCTAAGCAATCCAACATCGTGCACATATTTAGTTGGCTGTGTTCATCTGTATGCAGCAGGGTAAAGAAGAATTTTCTGGAGGAAAAATGATGTCACACATACTATCGAGGCACTGGCTGGAAACTAGGGAACAATCCATCTGAGCGTTTCACAGGGGAATATCTTTTTAAAAATGCACTACAGCTTAAGGGCTTATATTAGACATGAAAAAGTACAAATTGAGTGCAAAACAACCAATGGACCTCATTCCCATAAAAAAATATTGATATACAACATTATTATAGACTCCCACCTTTACATTTTGCAAGACATTTCAATTTGAGCAGGATTTTTCGTTTTGCAGGGCACACACAGTAGGTAATAAACTGATAACTAATATGTACTGGTTCCACGACAATAAGGTTGAAAGATAAGCATGTGATTTCTTGCAATAACGGAAAAAAATTATGTAAAAAACCAGCATCCCAAAGACATGCAAAAAATAAAACCTGCAGAACGGTAAGCCATAAGTAGCGGCATTAAGTAATGCATGTTGGCGTGAAACATCGAACTCATATCCAGCAGCATCAATACAAGCCTCAATCGCCTCGGGCAAGGAAGACGATATTAGCTGATAGTTATCGTAAGCCTGCAAGTGTAGATCATTGTTAATGCCCCATCTTTGGTTTTCACGGGAAAGGGGGCCTATTTATGAGATGACGTAAGAACAATTTCTgaaattattaaaatttagaCATCAAACAGTGCTGATATAATTCAAAAGTTGCACATGGTGAATGCCATAAAGTGCACTCTAAATAATGCCAATTACAAAATGTCAATAAAGTGTGAAATAAGCAAAGAGCCCAAGATGCGGTATCTTGCCATGCATCTGTAATATTGCACATAAAAATGAGGGGTGGTATGGTTAACTATAAGTAGTATATGTTGCATGGTACTCCCTCTAGTCAAAATTTACTTGTAGCTATAGCTCCTAACACATACAAAAAAGGACGAAATTTAAGTTTTAATTTTGGTATAATTCTCCACTATTAACCGAATAGTCATCTCTCTAGCATCACCATCACCAATAACTCAATAAGCAATAAACAGGAGTACTTGATGGAAAATGTTGCCTCCAAAAAACAAATGACAAGTATTCCAACCAAACCAACTATTTGAAACAACACCAacattggaatggaggtagtagtgaggtaggcacCACAACAAAAAGAATGCACATCATTCAGAACCCTAATTGACACACTAATACTCTGTGTGGCAAAATGAATTAGTTTGCAAGAGAGTATTGCACTGAGTAAACCACACATGGACCATGTAACTCTTATCTTTGTAAATTAATTAATGGCTTAACTTGCGGGAGTATGAGAGGGGCCGAATGCAGAAGATGGTCTTTAGAGCTACGGTTGGAGAGCAAATAGTAATGTGGAGGCGAATAACCGATCTGCTTGCCGATGGAGCTTGTCCCCATCCGCTGCAAGAGACCCATATAATCTTCTGAATACATTCTTATTGTTTCAACAAGATTACATGGAGTTCATGGAAGCTTAACTGGAAATCCTGGGCGCCGCCAAGGGTGAAGTTCTTTATCTGGTTGGCCTGCCTCGACAGATGCTGGACGGGGGAGAGACTGGCACGGCGCGGCCTTCCGCATGCGCCTAGGTGCCCGCTCTGCGACCAATCTGTCGAGACCATGAGCCACCTACTCACAGGATGCTCCTTCTCCAGGACGGTTTGGTTTGAGGTTCTGTCGTGGATTCGATCCACCGCAGGCCCTCCCATGgctgagggtgacttcgcggagtggtggtcgctggtggtgcggaccaCCCCTCGCCAGCAACGCAAGGGCACTTCGTCGGTGATCATGCTTACGGCATGGTGGATTTGGAAGCACCGGAATGCGGCAGTCTTTGACAACACGCGGCCTTCGGTGGCATCCTTGTTCAACGACATCATGGCCGAGGCGCGGgaatgggcggacgcgggagcccggggtgtgcaCCAGCTGCTCCCCtagattagtttttctttttcttgggttgagttgtacggcgtgttgtgtccgtcctcggacttgtacataaactcttctttatctatcaatgcatcgaaacgcaaggcttttgcgttttcgcgaaaaaacaaGATTACATGGAGTGGACTTATCTAATACTGCTATGTAATCAGGATAGTATGAGGACTCATCAACTAAATGAGCTGGTATACAGCCTAAACCAGAAGGGCGGGCCTGGCGCagtggtagagtatctccacttgTGTCCTGGATTCGAATCAGCCTCCTTGCACAGTAAAAAGCAAGGGAAAGGCTGCCTAGAAATACCCTTCCACAGACCCCAAAATGTGTGGGAGCTTTCAGCACTGGGTACCCCCTCCAAAGAGTCCACAACTTATCACCATGTTAGTACACAGGTGACACTTTCTCAACCTGTGCACATACATTCCAGAACTCAGCACTGGACCATGATCTAGCTCACCTAATGTGTACATACAAGGGACAATGCCAGCAGCACAATGACCTAGCATAGTATGTACAGTAACTAAAGCAAGTGCATACAGTTCATGCAGCGGCAGGAGTCCATCAAGCCTATCATGCATGTGTTTGTTCAAGAATCCAGGTCAGCCAGGAAATGCACACACATGTTCATCCAACAATACAGGTCCGCATGCATGTGTTCCAGCAATTTAAAGTGATGTAGTTTTGCAAGAGCTGACCTGAGTTTATTGTCAAATACTGCTTATTGTTTGTATGTCTCATAATTATACTTGCCGAGTATGCTTTGTCACTTTTGTCTTGTGTTCTATTTGGTTTTCAGGTAACAAGTCATAGTGGCACGCATGGGACTGGGAGCAGCACCTCAACATGGCTGGATACACACTACTCTCACACATATGTAGACTTAGTACACATCATGTACTGTACTTTAATCTTGCCCATTATAAGTTGCTAGATGCTTATTATTCTACACCGCTGAGACTTGTCATATGTTACTTAGCACTATAGTTAGTTCATACGGAGTTTTATTGGTATAATGCTTAATCTGAGTTATACTGAACACTATAAGCATGTGGACAGATACATTCTTATTTGGTTGTTGCCGATgtctttataaaaaaaaaaggcAGACTCTGTCGAAGTTTCTAACTATACCTAGACTAGACTTGCCAGTTTTTACCTTTGTGTGGTAGCATTTGTTCAAAGTTCAGGACAGTATTGTGGTatgcatccagtcttggaagagtAAGACAGGAGGTTAGTCCACTAAGGGTAAAACACTAGAGGATACTAATTATCGGAAGTAGGAGAGAGCTTGGGTCAGATTTAATAAGTATTTGGGTTTACTTGGAGTCCTAGTCGCTAACCCTTTGAAGGGTCCTAGTATCTTAGTACAGCCACCAAGCAAGAAGAAATAATTATATCCGCTATTTACTATATCTCACGTAGTTATACTGAATCACCGACAACtactatggaacggagggagtagttatcaaGGTGTGAATCAAGGACTGTTCACATCATCTCAAAGCGACTACGCTACGCATAAGCACTAAGCTAGCAACAAGAGGATGGCAGCAGTAAAAGACACATGTGCTATACCATTAATGGCACAGGTTATGTACATAAGAAAGGGAATTAAACGGGGTACCTTAGCACTTTGCTTGTCGTAGTGGTCTCTAGCATCATAGAGTAATGCTGCTGGAGACATGCTTCCAATGCCAAAAATTGATGTAGTACAATCTGGAACTCGGTGTAGAAATTCCATGCTTGAATTAGAGAGGATTCTTACGCCATCACACTCTGGAATGAGCATTATGGGTTCATCATAATTGTACTGCACCGGATCTCCATTGGGGCCGACCATCAAAAGCACTTCAGGCCAGTAAAGGAGCACGCTATCCAACCCGCACCAAGCTATTTGATCCGGTGGTAATGCAGACTACAATAtttcaaaaataaataataaTAGTGAATATTTGTGCACAAGAGTGCTACTGCCAATTTGATATGCATAGACAATGGTCGAAAGCACCAATGTATGCTAGTAGAACCAGATACAGATTTTACAGACTAAATAAATGGTGTACTAGAGCAGAGACGCTTACATCGCACTCGTACTCGAAAATGATCCTGGAGAAATCCGTGGGGATTACAAGCAGGCGGCCATCATGTGCAAACGCCGCAAGCAGCTTCCCGTTGGGTGAGACCGCCATTTTCTGCACGGGTCCGATCTCCAGGGCCTCCCCTAGAAGCTGCACGCCATCCTCGTCAACTGCCACTACCCGATCGCCCACTGCAAGCAGAACCTCGGGGCTCCCGGACATGACGAACTGCGGCTCCACCACGGCCATGCACAGCACctgctcgtcctcgccgacgcccGGGTCGGCGAGCTCCCGCGGGTGCGGGTCGTCTGCCTCGATGTCGGCGGTGACCACGACCCGGTTGTCCTCTGTGAGGATGGCCACGCCGCCTCCCCAGAAGACGGCGTCGGCGACGCCACCGGAGGCGGGCGGGAGCAGGGGCGCGGGGGTGGAGGTAGGGATTGGTTTCAGATCGGggaggcggaagcggaggagggaACCGTCGGATAGGAGGGCGAGGAGGTTGAGGGAGCTGGAGAAGGCGAGCGAGTGGAGGCGGGGCAGGTGGGGCGTCCAGGGGGAGGAGGCGAGCGGGTGGcccgaggaggagaagaggaggaggcggcggcgcgagggctcggagtggagctgcacgatcttggagtCGTCGCGGACGGCGGCGATCGGGCCGCCgaagggcgcggcggcgacgatgTGGGTGGAGAGGTCGAGGCGGCCGGTGCCGGCAGtggcggcagcggaggaggaggaggcggtggtggtgggcgGGGAGGACCAGGGGAGGGGGGAGTAGATGGTGATGCGGCGGTAGAAGCGGTCGGAGAGGAGGTCCCACTCCGCCGCGACGGAGACGGAGGAGGACAtccccggcgccggcggcgaggtcggATCGCGCGCGAGGCGGGGAGGAAGGGGGTTGGAGCTCAACTGTCCGGGTTAGGACGGATTGGCCGCTGACATGTGAGGACCCAGCcaggcttcatcttcttcgttcGGACTTCCCGTGATTCGGCTCGTGCACGGGACACACAGGCCATGGGCTTTCTTTTTCCCAGAGCTCGGTCCAGGAAAACAGGATGGTGACAAACACAGCACATGGGCTATTTTTAGAATCCACTGGCCATTTTTATGATCCGCCTtctccaaaacaaaaaaaaaaagttctgcTCCTGCCAAATTTACGAAACTGACCTTGAACTAAGAACTTCAGCACACAAAATAACCAATATTGTGGGAAGTTTGCGATGTTTGGACGAACAAAAAATAGCATGTCATCCAAGGAGTAATTGATGCACTATCATGGAGCTCTCATAGTTATTTGAGCCTCGCGTCCGCTGGATCTTGCTAGATGTTGAATCTAGAGACTCCATTCAACCGTTTATTTTTTTACACAGCTCCCGCGCTGAAACTCTAGCTACCAGCCTCCAATGGCCTTTCTTGTTGCGGCTCCTCCAATCCCCCAATTTGCTTCCTCCTCGCGTCGCCGCCACCACATCTAGCAACGTCCTTCTCTTACACCCTCTCTCCTCTGTGCGCCTTCTCATCTCTCACCATGGCACATCCATCGTCATCCTCGCATCGTGCCCCCCCCCCAAGAAGCGTAGCTTGTGTCATTGCCAGAGGAGCGTCTGGGGGCTGGTAGGAGCAGTCCAGGTCGCTAGGATGAGGCTCCTCACGACGTACCGTCGGAGGAGGAGCGGCTGGTGGCCATCGGGAGGAGCGCGGGCTGCTGGGATGAGTCTTTGCGTGTTGTATCTCTCTCTGTCTCCCTCCATATCCCTCTCTCACACAAGATATCCTTGTCCCCGCAAAAAAAGGGAAGGAGAAAAGGAGAAGGTTGCAGGGAGATGAGGTAGACCACGTGGATTTGCCTCTAGAAGACATGAATAACCCGATTCAGCTCGGTTGTGGCTGGTTTCCCTTTAGTTCTAGTAAAGTTCGTCGTTTTTGTCATCGTATTCTCTGATGTTGGGTATAAACTTTACTCACTTTTGCTTTCTTCACATCTATGTATTGTGAGATAATTGCATCCGGCTTATTGCTGCATTGATAACTTTGCTCTAGGTTAAAAAAAGGCTAACAAAGTATATTCCACTTCATTAGGCATATTACCATGCTTATCTTTTACCAGCATTTTGCCAGGGTTGAACTATTTTGATTCAATTATCTATTGTGACTCGGAACTGCAATCCGTTTGCCGAATAACATATGACAGTTGACGTTTTGATGCATCCAAGCCATCTCAAATCCCCTGCATGCTCAAAGCTCATGAACAAAAGGGTCCTCAACAGAGTTACGTCGAATGCACCTCGTTCAGTCAAAGCACAATTGATATCTCTCATAACATAGCCCCATCCAGATACATGATTTACTAGAGTGGAGGTGGGAACGATATGTTATGTTCTTATATTGTAGGTTCATCAGGATTGGAAATGTTATGCTCAACTAAAATTCTAGGGGGGGCAACATGAATAATTGGACGATAAGGCGACAAATAGGCAATACTAGTTGCAAACAGGGGCGCATTGAGCGCCCCAGAGGATCAGAAACATCAATCCTTCATATTCCACATCGTTCAATTACACTTCGATTAAACGTTTGTGATCATCTAATTCCCTTGTGTGTTTCACCATGTTTCCCTCACGAGAACGCTTGTTGCTAAAAAAATGTGAAATAAATCACATGCCCCCTCCCCTTCCTAGGAACACATCCCACATGCCTTGATGGCGGGGCCAAACTGCCAGACGTAGTCACGACAACCGGTCATCAGAGTTGCGACTGTTGTTGCCGAGGAAACTCGTTGTAGTTCCAATCACCCTTGTAGCAGCGATGATCGGCTTTTGCAACAAGGGTGAACGCGGGAGCTGCAAAGGCTGATGGATAGAGTTTTGAAGTGAAGGCCGCTGCAGCAATATGCACCCTCCATATTGCACACCCCCTCCTACGCTGCGCCCGCATGATGTCAGCCAGCCAAACACGCCTCGTTTTGCTCCTGTCATGTTGCCTTGAGGTCATGTTCCTACTGCATCGGTGCTCTGGCTTCAGCATTCTCCACTCCCCAACTCGCTGGTGGCCGCGCAGAGCAGtagcaccaccaccattgtgcaaTGTCGCATGATTGAACAACAACTCTGTGACCGCATGATTAAACAACACCTCAGTGAGGAGATGAAAGTTAATTACATTGCAAAAACAGAGAGAAAATTAGATTTAAATTCTAACAACTCTTATTTAGTTATGGGTTCTCATTTAGTTACATTGAGGCGAGGGGCAAAGAGTAAGGGGGAGGCGGCACAGATCTTGGGTTCTACAGTGTAGCCTTTTTATAGATACGGGGGATCTGGGGTGGACCGGTGGAGGCAGTACAATGGTGTTGGGGGGTGCTGGACACATGTCTCTGCCACTGAGGATGTGGCATCTAGTCGATATAAATCATACACTCACATATACTTTATTAATGGCTTCCATTTTAATATAATGTGTCTCACAAATATGATATGCTTATAAGGAAACCCATACAATAGCATATACATACTAATTAAATTTTGAGATGAGATATGCACTTGAGCAATAATTAGCTAATTTCCCATATTATTGGTTGTATTTGTTTGGTAAAATATTGATCACTATATAGTTTACGTCATTTAAGTCTATCCATTTATGGAGCAATTGATACCATTACTCGTTGTACACAGTGGTGGACTAAG contains:
- the LOC124666250 gene encoding protein VACUOLELESS1 is translated as MSSSVSVAAEWDLLSDRFYRRITIYSPLPWSSPPTTTASSSSAAATAGTGRLDLSTHIVAAAPFGGPIAAVRDDSKIVQLHSEPSRRRLLLFSSSGHPLASSPWTPHLPRLHSLAFSSSLNLLALLSDGSLLRFRLPDLKPIPTSTPAPLLPPASGGVADAVFWGGGVAILTEDNRVVVTADIEADDPHPRELADPGVGEDEQVLCMAVVEPQFVMSGSPEVLLAVGDRVVAVDEDGVQLLGEALEIGPVQKMAVSPNGKLLAAFAHDGRLLVIPTDFSRIIFEYECDSALPPDQIAWCGLDSVLLYWPEVLLMVGPNGDPVQYNYDEPIMLIPECDGVRILSNSSMEFLHRVPDCTTSIFGIGSMSPAALLYDARDHYDKQSAKAYDNYQLISSSLPEAIEACIDAAGYEFDVSRQHALLNAATYGLPFCSQFPQGRIQEMCKMLRVLNAVRDPEIGMPLTIQQYKLLTATVLVGRLINANQHLLALRISEYLSLNPEVVIMHWACEKIAASTAIPDIVLLEGLLDKLRLCKGISYAAVAAHADNSGRRKLAAMLVDHESQSSKQIPLLLSIDEQDKALQKSIESGDTDLVYLVLFHIWQKVAVEKNAPLDFFGIINARPLARDLFMTYARHSKHEALKDFFLSTGRLQDAAFLLLKESRELERNPVASKGSIHVPQVRLIDQAYRLFAETKEHLFESKSSEEHAKLLRVQHNLEVSTKQAIFLGSSVSDTIKTCIAMGNERAAVKVKSEFKVPDKRWYWLKACALATVGNWDALEAFSKEKKPPGGYKPFVEACIDAGQKIEAAKYILKLTNSVEKSEV